In Engraulis encrasicolus isolate BLACKSEA-1 chromosome 24, IST_EnEncr_1.0, whole genome shotgun sequence, a single genomic region encodes these proteins:
- the LOC134441502 gene encoding UDP-glucuronosyltransferase 2C1-like → MAIMTPDLCVLLLLLLVGGIPQTHGGRVLIIPGEFSHWKNMRVIVDALVAHNHTVTVLINIGSPTIDHTHQEQFQIRQFAVPMQQEDMNKFWDEFVDYWRIQRTGTAQESYSAGKVFFKSFFNYLTVICKGLTGNKTLVAELKRHKYDVVLNDIFTPCGDLLADLLDVPYIIVMRNTFGFTLERMCGQMPTVPSYVPSSPITATDQMDFSERLGNFITYASHTAIFYFFTSVHMNELYSEIKGEPTDMCEVLGRKADLWLFRTNWEWDYPRPFPPNFIFIGGHHCKPAKPLPADFEEFVQSSGDDGVVVFTFGTMYKDLTPERRDMFLTAFQQIPQKVIWGFKGERPEHLPANVRIYEWIPQNDLLGHPKTKAFITHGGSNGLYEAIFHGVPLVGIPMFGDQPDNIFILEKKGAAVQLDFYTMDSSDLVKGLQAVINNPSYKENMMRLSRLHHDQPLRPLDRAVFWIEFVMRNRGAKHLRVQAHDLTWYQLRCLDVFLFLLTIAALIGWLIFLTLRFCVHKCFGKRQQGKTKAE, encoded by the exons ATGGCCATTATGACCCCTGACCTCTGCGTGCTACTGCTGCTCCTATTGGTTGGTGGAATTCCACAGACACACGGGGGGCGAGTTCTGATCATCCCGGGCGAGTTCAGCCACTGGAAGAACATGCGGGTCATCGTGGACGCGCTGGTGGCGCATAACCACACCGTCACGGTTTTAATCAACATCGGATCTCCGACGATCGACCACACGCACCAAGAACAGTTTCAGATCCGTCAGTTCGCCGTCCCCATGCAACAAGAAGACATGAACAAATTCTGGGACGAATTTGTGGATTACTGGAGGATCCAGAGGACTGGCACAGCCCAGGAGTCGTACTCTGCAGGAAaagtttttttcaagtccttcttTAACTACCTAACTGTAATTTGTAAAGGACTGACGGGAAACAAGACCCTTGTGGCAGAGCTGAAACGACATAAATATGACGTCGTCCTCAATGACATCTTCACTCCCTGCGGTGACCTGTTGGCCGACTTGCTGGATGTTCCTTACATCATCGTGATGAGGAACACCTTTGGCTTCACACTGGAGAGGATGTGCGGTCAGATGCCCACGGTTCCCTCCTACGTACCCAGCAGCCCCATCACAGCCACGGATCAGATGGACTTCTCAGAGAGGCTGGGCAACTTCATCACCTATGCCAGTCACACTGCCATTTTCTACTTCTTCACGTCCGTGCACATGAACGAGCTCTACAGTGAAATTAAAG GGGAGCCTACGGACATGTGTGAAGTGCTGGGCAGGAAGGCCGACCTGTGGCTTTTCCGCACCAACTGGGAGTGGGACTACCCGAGACCCTtcccaccaaatttcatcttCATTGGCGGCCATCACTGCAAACCTGCTAAACCTCTGCCAGCG GACTTCGAGGAATTTGTGCAGAGCTCAGgagatgatggtgttgttgtgttTACATTTGGCACCATGTACAAGGACCTCACGCCGGAGAGGAGAGACATGTTTCTGACAGCTTTTCAACAGATCCCACAGAAG GTTATATGGGGATTTAAAGGAGAAAGACCTGAACATCTTCCTGCCAATGTACGAATCTACGAATGGATTCCTCAGAATGACTTGCTTG GTCATCCAAAGACCAAAGCGTTCATAACGCACGGAGGCTCAAATGGTCTGTATGAGGCCATCTTCCATGGGGTGCCACTGGTGGGAATCCCAATGTTTGGAGACCAACCTGACAACATATTCATCCTAGAGAAGAAAGGTGCGGCTGTTCAGCTGGATTTTTACACCATGGACTCTAGTGACCTGGTCAAAGGTCTACAGGCGGTGATAAACAACCCATC GTACAAAGAAAATATGATGAGGCTGTCCCGCCTCCACCACGACCAGCCACTGAGACCCTTGGACCGAGCTGTGTTCTGGATCGAGTTTGTGATGCGTAACCGAGGAGCCAAACACCTGCGTGTTCAGGCCCACGACCTCACCTGGTATCAACTCCGCTGCCTGGatgtcttcctcttcctgttaACCATCGCTGCGCTGATTGGATGGCTGATCTTTCTGACACTTCGATTCTGTGTACACAAGTGCTTTGGGAAACGTCAACAAGGCAAGACCAAAGCAGAATAA